The Deltaproteobacteria bacterium genome contains a region encoding:
- the bamA gene encoding outer membrane protein assembly factor BamA: protein MIKRIFPILCMVAAFALPLSVQAREARKAVVLPFAINAQEDLAYLEDEIPELIKKQLREENARILDPDAGDLSNWRKAGENPDVAARIGKKAGAENVIWGSLTRVGQQFSLDAKLLTLDGGTALKSFYAEGKGIDHLLAAISKLAGDISVSLFGSEKIEAIRIEGNRRIEKDAIMRYIRTKPGDIYVPKDLSDDLKSVYSMGYFEDIRIEYEDGKDGKIIIFKVKEKPTIRRIKFKGNRAYDDEEILDSMNIKSGSILNIFKIQNNIIRIENLYKEKNYHNVKVTYSVEELENNQGDLLFTIEEGKKVKIKEISFEGNTVYTDKQLKKIIKTDEKGFWSFLTRSGELNRDDLRQDVTLLANFYHNNGYIEAKVGAPLVEFRDDMIYIKFKITEGPRFKVGYVGITGDLILPEDQLRERLQITQKTFYSRETIRNDVVAITDIYSDEGYAHADIFPRVDKDLDNLKVDIEFVIKKGKQVYFEAIVIGGNNKTRDKVIRRELQIYEQELFSGSRLKRSMRNLYRLDFFEDVKVDMAEGSSDDKMVLKIDVAEKSTGSFSVGGGYSSVEYAYATASVQQRNLFGRGQDLQLRGQVSGVSQTYVLSFTEPYFLDTHLSTGFDLYNQTRDYSSYDKDSTGGKIRFSFPTWDYTRFYWQYAYDVSTVYNIDEDAANSIQEMRGTNITSSTKVTMKYDSRDKIFNTTEGALNSVSMEYAGIGGDVAYTKYLGESGWYFPMFKGTVAMLHGELGYVHENPGGFLPDYEKFYLGGMNTVRGFKWRDIYAVDDNGDEIGGNYMVQFNAEYQIPLVPEAGVVGVLFVDVGQVYREDQIDNLGPTRESCGGGFRWYSPVGPIRFEYGYILDPKPGETRGRWEFSMGTVF, encoded by the coding sequence ATGATAAAACGCATTTTCCCGATCCTTTGCATGGTGGCGGCTTTCGCCCTGCCGCTTTCCGTTCAAGCACGGGAAGCGAGGAAAGCGGTCGTGCTCCCTTTTGCCATCAACGCCCAGGAAGACCTGGCATATCTCGAAGATGAAATTCCCGAACTTATCAAGAAGCAGCTGCGCGAGGAGAACGCACGCATCCTCGATCCCGACGCCGGAGATCTCTCCAACTGGAGGAAAGCAGGGGAAAATCCCGACGTGGCCGCGCGCATCGGGAAAAAGGCAGGTGCTGAAAATGTCATCTGGGGGAGCCTGACCCGGGTCGGCCAGCAGTTCAGCCTCGACGCCAAACTGCTGACGCTCGACGGCGGGACCGCATTGAAAAGCTTTTATGCCGAAGGAAAGGGCATCGATCATCTGCTTGCCGCCATCAGCAAACTGGCCGGCGATATATCCGTAAGCCTCTTCGGCAGTGAAAAAATAGAGGCCATACGCATCGAGGGAAACCGGCGCATCGAAAAGGATGCGATCATGCGCTACATCCGGACGAAACCCGGTGATATATATGTCCCCAAAGACCTTTCAGATGATCTCAAATCCGTCTATTCCATGGGATACTTCGAGGATATCCGTATCGAATACGAGGATGGGAAGGATGGGAAAATCATCATTTTCAAGGTAAAGGAAAAGCCGACCATCAGACGCATCAAGTTCAAAGGCAATAGAGCCTATGACGATGAAGAGATTCTGGACAGCATGAACATCAAGTCGGGATCGATACTCAATATATTCAAAATCCAAAACAATATCATCCGGATCGAAAACCTTTACAAGGAAAAGAATTACCACAATGTCAAGGTAACCTACTCGGTTGAAGAGCTGGAGAACAATCAGGGAGACCTGCTGTTCACCATCGAAGAAGGCAAAAAAGTCAAGATCAAAGAGATCAGCTTCGAAGGCAATACGGTCTATACGGACAAACAGCTGAAAAAGATTATCAAGACAGATGAAAAGGGTTTTTGGTCCTTCCTCACGAGATCGGGCGAACTGAATCGGGACGATTTGCGCCAGGACGTTACGCTGCTGGCGAATTTTTACCACAACAACGGATACATAGAGGCAAAGGTGGGGGCGCCCCTGGTTGAATTCAGGGACGATATGATATATATAAAGTTCAAGATTACGGAGGGTCCCCGTTTCAAGGTGGGCTATGTCGGTATTACCGGAGACCTGATTCTGCCCGAGGACCAGTTGCGGGAACGGCTGCAGATCACTCAGAAAACCTTTTACAGCCGGGAAACGATTCGCAACGACGTTGTGGCCATCACCGACATCTATTCCGACGAGGGGTATGCCCATGCCGATATTTTCCCGCGGGTCGACAAGGATTTAGATAACTTAAAAGTAGATATCGAGTTCGTTATCAAAAAGGGCAAGCAGGTCTATTTCGAGGCCATCGTCATCGGCGGGAACAATAAAACCCGGGACAAGGTCATTCGCCGGGAACTGCAAATTTACGAACAGGAGCTGTTCAGCGGAAGCCGCCTGAAAAGAAGCATGCGGAACCTTTACCGCCTGGATTTTTTCGAGGATGTCAAGGTCGACATGGCTGAGGGCAGCAGCGACGACAAGATGGTGCTGAAAATCGATGTCGCCGAAAAATCCACCGGGAGTTTCAGTGTGGGGGGCGGCTACAGCAGTGTTGAATATGCCTACGCGACCGCATCGGTGCAGCAGCGCAACCTGTTCGGCCGGGGACAGGATTTGCAGTTGAGGGGGCAGGTCAGCGGTGTTTCCCAGACCTACGTGCTCAGTTTCACCGAGCCCTATTTTCTGGACACGCACCTGTCGACCGGTTTCGACCTGTACAACCAGACCCGGGATTACAGCTCATATGACAAGGACAGCACCGGCGGCAAGATACGTTTTAGCTTTCCCACTTGGGACTACACCCGCTTTTACTGGCAATACGCCTATGATGTCAGTACGGTATATAATATCGATGAGGACGCGGCCAATTCCATACAGGAGATGCGGGGCACCAACATCACCAGCAGCACCAAGGTGACCATGAAGTACGACTCCAGGGATAAAATTTTCAATACCACCGAAGGCGCTCTGAACAGCGTTTCCATGGAGTACGCCGGTATCGGGGGCGACGTCGCCTACACCAAGTACTTGGGCGAATCCGGATGGTACTTCCCGATGTTCAAGGGGACGGTGGCTATGCTGCACGGAGAACTGGGCTACGTGCACGAGAACCCCGGTGGATTTCTGCCCGACTACGAAAAGTTCTACCTGGGCGGCATGAATACGGTGCGCGGCTTCAAGTGGCGCGACATTTACGCCGTGGACGACAATGGGGACGAAATCGGCGGCAATTACATGGTACAGTTCAACGCGGAATACCAGATACCGCTGGTGCCGGAAGCCGGTGTGGTGGGGGTCCTTTTCGTGGATGTGGGCCAGGTGTACCGTGAAGACCAGATCGACAATCTGGGACCGACGCGCGAGAGTTGCGGCGGCGGTTTCAGATGGTATTCACCCGTGGGCCCCATCCGTTTCGAATACGGCTACATCCTCGATCCGAAGCCAGGCGAAACCCGGGGCCGCTGGGAGTTTTCCATGGGAACGGTTTTCTGA
- a CDS encoding OmpH family outer membrane protein gives MKTAVSLLVTITVALCLVAAPCMAADVAKIGVVDIQKVLHTSAAGKSAKAEINKKAREMEGLLNDKKGEIEKLQADLERESLVMSKEKRDERQREIRIKVNDIKALKEKFEKDLKVMEGQVIKRIQKEFESIAQAMGKEQGYLLIITNPVVVYSPNSIDITDELIQKYDAVYKEKGGSFDFQLNP, from the coding sequence ATGAAAACAGCTGTATCGCTACTTGTGACAATAACCGTGGCACTGTGCCTTGTTGCCGCGCCCTGCATGGCGGCGGATGTCGCCAAAATCGGCGTTGTGGACATTCAGAAGGTGCTGCACACATCGGCTGCCGGAAAGAGTGCCAAAGCGGAAATCAACAAGAAGGCGCGCGAAATGGAAGGCTTGCTGAATGATAAAAAAGGCGAGATTGAAAAGCTGCAGGCCGACCTCGAACGTGAATCGCTGGTCATGAGCAAGGAAAAGCGCGATGAAAGACAGCGCGAAATCCGCATCAAGGTCAACGACATCAAGGCGCTCAAAGAAAAATTTGAGAAGGACCTCAAGGTCATGGAAGGCCAGGTCATAAAAAGGATCCAAAAGGAGTTCGAGTCGATCGCCCAGGCGATGGGCAAGGAGCAGGGATATCTGCTCATCATTACCAATCCGGTCGTGGTCTACTCGCCGAATTCCATCGACATCACGGATGAACTGATCCAGAAATACGACGCTGTTTATAAGGAAAAGGGCGGTTCCTTCGACTTTCAATTGAACCCGTAG